The nucleotide window TTACGGGCACTTATGTGGGGCGCCTCAGCTTTGGCAGCTACACGCTTACCAGCGTCGGCACCGGTATTCCCAACGAAGATGTGTACGTGGCGAAGCTTGATGCCGGGGGGAACTGGGAGTGGGCAGCCACGGCCGGGGGCGCTTCCCTTGAGTACAGCACCGGTATTACCTTTGACAGGCGCGGCAACACTTACGTCAGCGGCAGCTTCCAGGGCCCCCAAGGCACCCGGTTCGGGGCCGTGACCCTCATTCCCCGTAACCCAGCTTTGTATCTTGAAGACGTGTTCGTGGCCAAGCTTGATACCAATGGCAACTGGCTGTGGGCCGTGCCCGCCGGCGGCGAGCAAACTGACGTTAACATGAGTATGGCCCTTGGGCCTTTTGCCACGCCCTACATCGTGGGCGAATACCGTAGCTCCAGTATGGACTTCGGCTCCATCAACCTTCCCGGCGACGCCAAACTGGTGGCCTCCACCTACGTGGCCCGCATGCAGCCCAATGAGCTGCGTATCACCGGCGACTCCCTGGTTTGCAATGGCGCCGCCGTGCAGCTTACCGTTTCTACGCTGGCCCTGGGCGGCCCAATCAGCTACCGCTGGAGTAACGGGGCCACGACGGCCACCATCAGCGTGACGCAAGCGGGCCTGTACTCCGTCACGGCCACATTCAAGGGCGGCTACAGCCTCACCGAGCAGTTTCAGGTGCGTAGTATCTCGCCCAGCCTGCAGATTACAGGCAATACGGGCGTACTCTGCCCCGGCACGCCGCGCCAGCTCACGGCCGTGGCCCCGGGCGCGCAGCAAGTGCGCTGGAACACGGGTGCCACCACACCTAGCATCTCCGTGACGCAGCCGGGCACTTACACGGTGGTAGCTACCTATAGCACGGCCTGCTCGCTCACGAGCCAGGTAGTGGTGCAGGCCAACCGCGTCGGTATCAGCGGCCGGCTGCAGCTGTGCCCCGGCCAGAATACCACGCTCATGGCAACGGCCAGCGGCAGTGCCGTGACGGGCTACCGCTGGAGCAACGGCGAAACCACCCCGACGCTGCTGGTCAGCCAGGGCGGCACGTATTTCGTCACGGCTACATTTGCCGACGGCTGCACCCAAACGGCCACCCACACCGTGGGGCCGCCCACGGCCAAAGTAGCCTCGGTAAGCGGCGACACGCTGCTGTGCCCCGGTACTACACTCCGGCTCACCGCCCTGAACACCGACGCCATCAGCTACCAGTGGAATACCGGGGCCACCACGCCTACCATCACGGCTACTCAGCCCGGAACCTATGCTGTGCTGCTCACCTATACCGGTGGCTGCACCAGCCGTGACTCCCTGCGGGTACTACCGGCACCCGTAGCCCCGGCCTTCACCCTGGGCCCTGATACAACCTTATGCCTGGAGCGGCCGCTGCTACTGCGCGCCCCGGCGCTGAGTGGTCCCGGCGTAGCCTTCCGCTGGTCGGATGGCAGCAGCGGCCCGACGTTGCTGGTCCAGGATGCAGGCACGTATTCCCTGCAAGTCAACACGCTCTGCAACACGCGCACGGCCAGCGTCCGGGTGGGCTATACCAGCTGCCTGTTTATTCCCAACGTCATTACGCCCAACGACGACCAGCGCAACGACACCTTCGTCATCAAGAACCTGACCCGCGGGATTGGGCCCTGACGCTCTATAACCGCTGGGGCCGCCAGGTGTACTACACCAGCGCCTACCACCACGACTGGGGCCCGGATGCCGCGGCCGGCGTTTACTACTACCTACTCCGGCAAGGCAGCACTGTGTACAAAGGGCATTTGGAAGTTATCCGCTAGCAAATCAGCCTAGTCGCAGGCCGCTCTTTACAGGTGCCGGCAACCTGCACTTGCATCGTCAGTGCCACTGCCTCAGCAGGGCGTTTATCGAGGTAGCTATTGCCTACAACCGGTTCGTCTAAATAGCCGGCGTGGACTTCCCTCTTTTACTATAACCCAGCCCTGGCAGTGCTTTCCCAATACACTGCTCAGGGAGGATTTTGGCTGGTAACGAACCAACAGTCACCACCTGCGCGCAGATTTGGCAGCTCCCTCATCTGATTTTCGCTAAAATCTTTTAGCTACCGTTTCCACGAAATCAGACTACCTTTAGTCAAAGATTTCTTGCGTAGTTTTTTCCGTTTTTTCCCACCTGTTGATGAAACACCTTTTACTACTCTTTCTGCTGTTTGGCAGCCTGGGCGCCCGGGCCGTGCAGCTTACGCTCCGGGTCGATATGCGCCAGCAAACGGTATCCGCCAGCGGCGTACATGTAGCCGGCAACTTCCAGGCCGCCGCCGGTTTTGCCGGCGACTGGAACCCGGCCACTACCCTGCTCACCGACGCGGATAATGACAAAGTCTACGAGGTGACCGTGAACGTGCCCGCCGGCAACTACCTCTACAAGTTTGTGAACGGCAACACCTGGGCCGGGGCCGAGCTGCCGCCCGCTACCTGCGGCGCCACCGATGGCAGCGGCAACGTGAACCGCCAGGTACTGGTAGCCGGTAGCGCCGTGCGCCTCCCCGCCCCGGCTTTTGGCGACTGCAGCACCCAGGTGCGCTTTGCCGTGAACATGCGCGGCCAAACCGTGTCGCGCAATGGCGTGCACGTGGTGGGCAACTTCCAGCCCCTGGCCGGCTACGGCCTCGAGGGTGACGCCACGGCCCTGCCGCTTTCCGACGACAACGGCGACGGTATCTACGAGGTACAGATTGCCCTGCCAGGCCCCATCCGGTTTATGTACCGCTTCGTGAATGGCTCGACGCTGGCCGAGGCCGAAACCGTGCCCGCCGCCTGCGGCACGGCCGACGCCAACGGCACGCTCAACCGGGTATTTGACGCCACGGCGGCCGTAAATACCATGCCGGCCGTGTGCTTCAACACCTGCCAGACCTGCTCGCCTTCCCTGACCGACTACACCACTCACTGGTGGAACGACGCGGTGTTCTACGAGGTGTTTGTACGCAGCTTCTACGACAGCAACGGCGACGGACAGGGCGACTTTGCTGGCCTCACCCAGAAGCTCGACTACCTCAACGACGGCAACCCCGCTACTACCACTGACCTAGGCGTTACCGGCATCTGGCTGATGCCCATGATGGAGTCGCCGAGCTACCACGGCTACGACGTGACCAACTACAAGGCCACCGAGCCCGACTACGGCACCATGGCTCAGTTCGAAGCCTTTTTGGCGGCGGCCCACGCCCGCGGCATTAAGGTTATCATCGACCTGGTGCTCAACCACACCTCCAGCCAGCACCCCTGGTTTCAGCAGTCGGCCGGCAGCGCCACCAGCTCCTACCGCGACTGGTACCGGTGGTCGGCCACCAGCCCGGGCCTGGGCTGGTACCAGCGCAACGGCAGCTACTACTACGGCTACTTCTGGAGCGAAATGCCCGACTTGAACTGGCGCAACCCGCAGATGAAAGCCGCCATGTGGGATGCTACCCGCTTCTGGTTGAAAAAAGGCGTGGACGGCTACCGCCTCGACGCGGTGAAGTTTCTGGTGGAAGACGGCACGACCAACGAAAACACACCCGGCACGCTGAACGTGCTGGAAGAATTTCACGACTCGGTACGGGCCGTTAATCCCCAGGCCTTTACCGTGGGCGAAGCCTGGTCGAACACCCCGGCCGTGGTGCCCTACGTGCTCAACCAGCGCCTCGACGCTTGCTTTGAGTTTGATTTGTCGACGGCCATTATCAGCAGCCTGAGCGCGGGCAACCCCGCGGCCCTGCGCACCCAGCTGGAGCTGGTGGACCGTTCGTACCCCAAGCTGCAGTACGCCACTTTCCTGAGCAACCACGACCAGAACCGGGTAATGAATGCTTTCGGCGGCGACCAGGCCCGCATGAAGCAGGCCGCGGCGCTGTATCTGACCATGCCCGGGGTGCCGTTCCTGTACTACGGTGAGGAAATCGGCATGCTTGGCACCGGCTCCGACGAAGACAAGCGCAAGCCCATGCAGTGGACCAGCGGCACCAATGCCGGCTTCAGCACCGGTACGCCCTGGCGCGCCCTGAACTCCAACTACACGCAGTTCAACGTGGCCACCCAGCAGGCCGACCCTACTTCCCTGCTCAACCACTATAAGCAGCTCATCCGCCTGCGCAATACCCACGAGGTGCTGCGCAAAGGCTACGTACTGCCCGTGGCGGCTTCGGCTACCTCGGTGCTCAGCTATGCCCGCGTGTACCAGCAGGAAGCCACCATTACGGTAACTAACATGGGCGGCGCTACCAGCAGCACTACCCTGGCCGTGAATGTATCCACGCTGCCAGCCGGTAGCTACCAGGTTACGGAGCTGCTCTCGGGCCAGTCGGCCGGCACCGTGACGCTCAACGCCCAGGGTGGCGTCAGCAACTGGACGCCGAGCCTGGCGGCGCTGGGCGCCAACCAGACCTGGCTGCTGCGCCTGGTGCCCGCTCAGACCTTGTCCACTGCGGGAGCTCACACGGCCTTCGCGCCCCAGTTGTTCCCTAACCCCGCCGCCAGCCAGGTTCGTCTGGAGCTGGGCGCTTCCTTCGCGGCTACCAGCACGGTGCAGGTGTACGACTTGCAGGGCCGCCTGCTGCACACGGCTTCCTTCTCGGGCCCGAGCCGCACGCTGAATACCAGTGCCTGGGCCGAGGGCGTGTATTTCCTGCGCGTACAGTCAGGCGCCGGCGTTTCAACCCAGCGTCTGCTCATTGCCCGCTAGCCGGCCTGAGCTACCCAGCCTGTTGTAAATCAATAAGCTCGTTTAAAGACAAAGAGCCCGTTCTACTGGTGTAGGACGGGCTCTTCGCTGTTCAATGTAACCGAATGATATCCACTCGGAAGGGGCCGGGCGTTACTGCTTGAGCAGCTTCACCGTGGCCGTGCCGGTAGCATTGCTTACCCGCACCACGTAAAGGCCGGCCGCCTGGGTTACGGGCACCGACAGCCGCTCGGCGGCGGTAGCGGGCCGGATTTGCTGCTGCCAGACCACCGCGCCCAGCAGATTTACCAGCTGCACCAGCGTGGACTGACCCTGGGCCCCGCGAATTTCTACCTGGGCCACGTTGCCGTGAATGGGGTTGACCACGGCCGCAACGCCCAGCTCCGCAGTGGCCCGGGCCGGCTGCACGGCCATCGACACGCAGGCCGACGGCACATTGGTCGACCAGTCAGTGGGCGTCATATTGACCAGCGCCCCCTGGTGGCCGTGCCCGGTTTGGTCGACGGTTACCAGGCCGCTACCTTCGTTGAAGGTCCAGTAGCCCTCCAGGCCTGCCGCGGTGGAGGGCACCGCGCACCGGCCCGCCAGGATTTCGGCCGGGGTCAGGGCCCGGGTCCAGACGCGCACTTCGTCGAGGGCCCCGTTGAGCACCCGGCTGTTGTCGAAGTTGCGGCCCATAAAGAAGTTGCTGTTGGCCACAAACGAACCCGTGGCGTTGAGCGAGGCATTGAGCTGCCCGTTGAGGTAAAGCCGCATTACGGAGCCGTCGAAGGTGGCCGCCACGTGGTACCAGGTGCCGGCCAACAGGTCCGTGGGCGAGTTGACCTTGCGGGCAATACCGTTGACCAGCATCACAAACTGCAGACGGTTGGCGGCCTGGTTGGCGTCGCCGAGGCGCACCAGGGCCGTATTGGCGCCGTCTTCCATGCCCATTACGCTGGAAATGAAGGGCGAAGTAGCCTTAAAGCCATTCGGCTTTAGCCAGCACTCCATGCTCAGGGCCGAGCCGGTCAGGTTGATAGGACCGGCGTCTACGTACTTGGTGGCCCCGTCGAAGCTCAGGCTGGTGTTGCCGCCGGAGCTGCCGGGCGCCACCACGGTGATGTAGCCGGTGCGGGTGAGCGAATCGCGGCCGGCGGCGTTGGTGGCCCGCAGCTTCACGCTGTAGGTACCCGGCGCGGCATACTGCACCGTGGGAAACACGGCCGTGCTGGTCGCCGGAGTGCCGCCCTCAAACGTCCAGAAGTAGCTGCTGGCGTTGGTCGAGGCGTTGGAAAACGTGACAGTCTGATTGGGCACTACCACGGTGGCACTGGCGGTGAAGTCCACGGCTGGTTTGGTGGTCACGGCC belongs to Hymenobacter cellulosilyticus and includes:
- a CDS encoding alpha-amylase family glycosyl hydrolase — translated: MKHLLLLFLLFGSLGARAVQLTLRVDMRQQTVSASGVHVAGNFQAAAGFAGDWNPATTLLTDADNDKVYEVTVNVPAGNYLYKFVNGNTWAGAELPPATCGATDGSGNVNRQVLVAGSAVRLPAPAFGDCSTQVRFAVNMRGQTVSRNGVHVVGNFQPLAGYGLEGDATALPLSDDNGDGIYEVQIALPGPIRFMYRFVNGSTLAEAETVPAACGTADANGTLNRVFDATAAVNTMPAVCFNTCQTCSPSLTDYTTHWWNDAVFYEVFVRSFYDSNGDGQGDFAGLTQKLDYLNDGNPATTTDLGVTGIWLMPMMESPSYHGYDVTNYKATEPDYGTMAQFEAFLAAAHARGIKVIIDLVLNHTSSQHPWFQQSAGSATSSYRDWYRWSATSPGLGWYQRNGSYYYGYFWSEMPDLNWRNPQMKAAMWDATRFWLKKGVDGYRLDAVKFLVEDGTTNENTPGTLNVLEEFHDSVRAVNPQAFTVGEAWSNTPAVVPYVLNQRLDACFEFDLSTAIISSLSAGNPAALRTQLELVDRSYPKLQYATFLSNHDQNRVMNAFGGDQARMKQAAALYLTMPGVPFLYYGEEIGMLGTGSDEDKRKPMQWTSGTNAGFSTGTPWRALNSNYTQFNVATQQADPTSLLNHYKQLIRLRNTHEVLRKGYVLPVAASATSVLSYARVYQQEATITVTNMGGATSSTTLAVNVSTLPAGSYQVTELLSGQSAGTVTLNAQGGVSNWTPSLAALGANQTWLLRLVPAQTLSTAGAHTAFAPQLFPNPAASQVRLELGASFAATSTVQVYDLQGRLLHTASFSGPSRTLNTSAWAEGVYFLRVQSGAGVSTQRLLIAR